In one Asterias amurensis chromosome 9, ASM3211899v1 genomic region, the following are encoded:
- the LOC139942279 gene encoding integrase/recombinase xerD homolog — protein MEPHLVLLILFVLSPPVISAAHTDQRVAPASSAALLDTSGPVALPYVHYDNHEDCKLQPPDSQTHPAIRNWESAEGDLPGHMPTGVKDRWLALSHSATDPELKQLALGALPKLLMSSRAHSTTIKYSNSWKRWESWASFKTGVKSFPVNPTDFALYLSSFYSSGHKTAADSAAAAVAWAHSLAGLPSPTNDPLVKTTIQGYKRLTASTPNRKEPVTPEIMAKLYNAHGQPSAALGDLRILFVCFVCYAGFLRFNDISNVRRTDCSILSDSLVIHLCKSKTDQYRQGNNITIARTFQPTCPVVITERYFQAMGDPDTSPLPVLRRMTRSKTGLVPTTHGLSYTRTREIVLEALRPFVPDIHKFGLHSLRSGGASAASKALLPSHLISMHGRWKTEKARNAYIKTDPQTRLLPSSVLGI, from the exons ATGGAGCCCCATCTCGTGCTCCTTATTCTTTTCGTCCTTTCGCCCCCAGTCATTTCAGCAGCCCATACCGACCAGAGAGTCGCACCTGCTTCCAGTGCGGCATTACTGGACACGTCCGGACCAGTTGCCCTTCCCTACGTGCACTACGACAACCACGAAGACTGCAAACTCCAGCCACCGGACTCTCAGACACATCCGGCCATTAGAAACTGGGAATCGGCTGAAGGCGATTTACCCGGTCACATGCCCACAGGCGTAAAAG ATAGATGGTTGGCACTCTCTCATTCAGCAACTGACCCGGAACTAAAGCAACTTGCCCTTGGAGCCCTACCAAAACTATTAATGTCATCAAGAGCACACTCAACAACGATAAAATACAGCAATAGTTGGAAACGATGGGAATCATGGGCTTCATTCAAGACCGGCGTCAAATCATTTCCCGTCAACCCAACAGATTTCGCCCTatatttgtcttcattttattcatccGGTCATAAAACGGCAGCAGATTCTGCAGCAGCTGCTGTTGCCTGGGCACATAGCTTGGCTGGATTACCGTCACCTACAAACGATCCATTGGTCAAAACAACCATACAAGGCTACAAGAGACTCACAGCCTCTACCCCAAATCGAAAGGAACCGGTAACACCTGAAATCATGGCAAAACTTTATAATGCTCACGGTCAACCTAGTGCAGCATTAGGCGATTTACGCATCCTATTCGTATGCTTTGTCTGTTACGCAGGTTTCCTTCGTTTCAACGACATCAGTAATGTAAGACGAACGGACTGTAGTATACTCAGTGACAGTCTCGTCATACATTTATGCAAGTCAAAAACTGATCAATACCGCCAGGGCAATAATATAACAATTGCAAGAACATTTCAGCCAACCTGTCCAGTTGTAATCACAGAACGATATTTCCAAGCAATGGGCGATCCTGACACTTCTCCTCTACCGGTACTTCGCAGAATGACACGTTCCAAAACCGGTCTCGTTCCTACTACTCATGGGTTAAGCTACACCAGAACCAGAGAGATTGTACTAGAAGCCCTCCGACCATTCGTTCCAGATATTCACAAGTTCGGACTCCATAGCCTGAGGTCAGGCGGTGCATCCGCAGCTTCAAAGGCCCTACTCCCATCTCACTTAATATCCATGCACGGAAGATGGAAAACCGAAAAGGCCAGAAATGCATACATAAAAACTGATCCGCAAACACGTTTGCTCCCCTCATCTGTACTTggaatttga
- the LOC139941838 gene encoding centromere protein H-like, which produces MADTTHNEVFDRLSQSFKESNLSQTTSSASLSLLNTTPSVVSQPAGKPDEKLQQYIGYKEWLDTVKRDYESALEARRISNTSEDQDQLKERTLRLQQQLLQESTNHSLKELAVKRLQLSDTLLQTLFPASSNQASLEQRDKFNDSTSKQIELVTEVIGHQKVCQRVQEELDAVRKECLEHKKKNREVMMELLQINEQKEKQASNYDDDKQQQAEEEINRILSHITIGRNILQGLVVGSGVNWAEDKDLKEVMLGLGKPVQL; this is translated from the exons ATGGCAGACACCACCCACAATGAAGTTTTTGATCGACTGAGTCAGAGTTTCAAAGAAAGTAATTTGAGTCAGACGACCTCGTCGGCGAGTCTGTCACTGCTAAACACGACACCATCCGTTGTCAGCCAACCTGCAGGCAAGCCTGATGAGAAACTGCAACAATACATTGG ttacAAGGAGTGGCTGGACACAGTCAAGCGTGATTATGAATCTGCTCTGGAAGCCAGAAGAATCTCCAACACATCAGAAGATCAAGATCAACTTAAAGAAAG GACTCTGAGACTTCAACAACAACTATTGCAAGAATCCACAAACCACTCTCTGAAGGAACTTGCAGTCAAAAG ATTGCAGCTCAGTGATACCCTGTTGCAGACCCTCTTCCCCGCTTCTAGCAACCAGGCATCCCTCGAGCAGAGAGACAAGTTCAACGACTCCACCTCAAAGCAGATTGAACTGGTGACAGAGGTCATAGGTCATCAGAAGGTCTGCCAGCGTGTGCAAGAGGAACTGGATGCAGTGAGGAAAGAATGTCTAG AACACAAGAAAAAGAATCGGGAGGTGATGATGGAACTGCTTCAGATAAATGAGCAAAAGGAGAAACAAGCCAGTAACTATGACGACGATAAACAACAGCAGGC tgAAGAAGAGATCAACAGAATCCTGTCCCACATCACGATCGGTCGTAACATTCTTCAGGGTCTTGTTGTTGGGAGCGGAGTCAACTGGGCGGAGGATAAGGATCTTAAAGAAGTCATGCTCGGACTCGGTAAACCTGTCCAACTGTAG